The sequence TTAATTGCTTTCTTGAGGTCATTTTCTTCTCATACAGGCCATGTCTTGCAAGTCCATGTTTGGGCTCATTTTTCTTTGCATAATCCAAGGAATCATAAATCATGCCAAAGCTATTTGTCTTGCCACCACCAAAATTAGTTCTAAATCCAAATGCAAAGATGATATCCAGTGTGGTCTTGTATATTTTGGCTAGTTGGTCCTGAATTTCTATCTTAGGTACTGTTGCCTTCCCAGCGTGAAGGACATAGATGACCATTTGTTTCCTCTGAAGTAGTCAGTTGGTCATGTCCTTCCTGGTTTGGATACTTACTGATTCATTCAGGATGGCAGTCAATCCTCAGACATCCAGGGAGGAAAAACCCTCATGGACATCTTAAGACAGACTGGAGGTCCAGAAACCTCCAGGTCAGGTCTCCAAACTGGTTGCTTAGCTTCTAGCCTTTGATGAGACCTAGGAGGATGCATATCCTCAAGCTTTATCTGCTTATCTGCTAGAAGCCATTGGCCATTTTCAGTCTGAACCCATTTGCTGTTTTGATCTTCTCAAAGGGGCACTTACACTACATAAAAGAAACATTGCTGGTGCTCTCCTGAAAGAGGGTATTGCAAACACAGCAGTAAGGGATGCATGCAACTTATACAGTACTCAAGCAACAGAAGTAGTGGGAAAATAGTTTGAGTTGCTTTTATCACCCTCAATGGACCACTTGTTCTGAGGTCTCCTCTCATGAATCTAATATCCTTAGATCCTGGCATCTGCAGTCCAGGTCAGATGGTGACAAGTCTGGGAATGGGTTGTATCACCAGAGCTGAAGGATCCCTCCTATCTGAGCACATCTTCCTAGAACAGTGTGTGGTGCTAGGTTTTTGGGGACCTTCTTGCCAAAGAAAGCAAGCTTGATGAGGCACCTGTGGTTGCTCTCCAAGGCAGGATGCATTTTGCAGATTTATGGAAACGTTCAAACAGGTGAACGTTGAAAAATAATACCCTGAAGTTTCATGCCCACGTCATCATCTGTCTACATCAATGATCAACCTATGATCAGTTGTGTTGAACCCCCACCCCCTCCTCGTTTCCATCACCacgatattttttaaaaaacaaattccatACATCCTATGTG comes from Symphalangus syndactylus isolate Jambi chromosome 11, NHGRI_mSymSyn1-v2.1_pri, whole genome shotgun sequence and encodes:
- the LOC129457619 gene encoding small ribosomal subunit protein eS24-like, whose protein sequence is MVIYVLHAGKATVPKIEIQDQLAKIYKTTLDIIFAFGFRTNFGGGKTNSFGMIYDSLDYAKKNEPKHGLARHGLYEKKMTSRKQLKERKNRMKEVRGTVKATLVLAKGGLEIGSPPKE